GCCTTGCAGCAAACATGGTATCTGCCTTGTCCTGATAACCACCAATGATCTCCATCGTTTCCACTTTTAAACCAAGAGATTCAATGTAGCCAACTACCTCTTCATTCTCTTCTTTAAAAACAGAACAGGTAATATAAATCAAGGGCTTTCCTGGTTTCAGGTACTTGATCACGTTAGCGGCTATGCTTTTCTGCAGCTTTGAGAAATACCCAATTTTATGTACTTCAAACTGGCTCAGCATCTCCGGCGTACGGCCCCAGGTACCAGAACCCGAACATGGCGCATCCAGGATAATCCCGTCAAATTCATAGTCGTGAAGGTCCTGCTCGTTGTTCTGCAATAAGTCTAAAGCTTTTTTCTGGTATTTTTTTAGTCCGGCAACCTGAAAGCGTTCATCAAGGTTATGTAAGCTGTTTTCACGTAAATCACTTACCAGCAATTGAACTTTAGGTTCCAGTTGGTGCAAGAGCAATGATTTACCGCCCGATGCAGCACAACAATCCCACCAATAGTCATATGCTTTTGGCTGAAAAAGGGCGCCTGTCTTTTGTGAAGAAAGATCCTGCACCTGGTAATACTTTTGTTCCGGAAGGATCTTTTCCAATTTGGTTCCGTTCGGCAAAGAAAAAGTGGTTGGCCCAAGTTCTTTTGCGTCAACCTGCGCTTCCTGCAGCAGCTCCAACATCTGATGACTATGTTTCTCCGCTACCCGTATAAAAAGATCAGGCTGTGTAAAATAAGAATTTAAAAAAGCTTCAGTTGTTATGCCTTCAGATAGATGGTTTGTAAAAGCGAATACCTCGCTCAATTTAAAATCCGGATATAAATCCTGGATCAACACCAATTTGGCCGCTACCGGAAGGCTAACTTGCTCCAACAGTTCGGGCAAGTATTGCTCTATAACCAAACTCGGACTGGCATTGCATAAAAAATCAGCAATCGCCAATCGCTGTACAGGATCTCTGCGCAACAAATCTGCTAATGACCTGCCTAGCCGAAAAAAACTATAGACATACCTGCTCGCCCAACGTCTGTCGGATGAACCCATTTGTCTATTTTTTTTAAAGTAGGCAACCAGAAATCTGTGTAGGGGCATAGTGCCATCATACTGTGCCAGCAATTGTTCAAAAGCCCTGATCTGATGTTCTACTTTCATAATACCGGAATTAATGCATAATTTCTGTAATTCAGCAATTGCAGACTGGTATTAATGTATCCATTTTTCTCATCAAACACAAAAGAAAATGAATTGTGTAATCCTTTATAGGGAGATTTTGTAAGGTACTTTTGAAAATCAGGACCATACTTGGCCAATTGCCTTGCAAAATAAAAACCTATATCAAAACCTTTAAAAGAATACTCATCTGGCTCAAATTTAAATTGGGCACGATATTTTTTCACAAATGCGATCACAGCAGGACTTTTATAATCCACCCTGTAAGACGAGCTTACAATTGTATTTAAAGCCTGGAGTTTATCTATATTGTAGTTTTGTTTTAGCCAGTTAGGGTGACCAAAAAGATCAGCATTAAAACCCCGCTGTTTCATCTTCACCAATTTATCCAGCGTGGCTGCTACAAAAGACTGATCAGCTGAACTAAGCATCACTACATATTTTTTTCCCTTTTGCAGTTTTGTTTCTAAAGTAAATACAGATGCATATTCTTCAAAAACAAATTTTATCCCCTTACCCTTTTTAAAATAATCGCGTAAAGGACTCCCTAAAACTTCATCATCAGATTTCTTAGGATTAATTAGCACCACGACGGTACCGGCAGGAAGATATTTAGAAGCGATATAATTGCCAATTTTTGCGGCATGCAAATCAACATTATTTACGATAGAAATTAAGTTAGGATTTCCAAACTCTTCGGGCTGACTGGCCGCCAGAGGAGAAACCACATACAAGTTATGCGCTAAGGCATACGTACGCATGTACTTAATTCCATCAGGAAAAACGGGGCCAATCAAAAGGTTACTATGTTTCAGTTTACCACTATTTTGCAAGTCCGCCAGCTGTGTATGGTCATCCTCGGTATCCAATACATTTAGTTTAAAATTAAAGCCCAATGCCGCCGCAGAGTCTATACCAAGCTTTACGCCCTGATAAAAATCTATGGCCATGGAAGCTTTGTCAACTTCCCCCTTACTTGCAGTTTTAAGATGTAGTGTATTCAGCTTAAATGGAACCAGTAAAGAGATTTCTGCTTCCGTAAATTTCTTAACAACCGGAGGCTCCACCTTAGTTGTCTGGGCAGAGGGTTGCTTAACAACGGGTTGTATTTTCGGCGAACATGCCGAAAAACACAACCCGATAAATATTAGAATTAAGAACCTATTCCCACTCAATTGTTGCAGGTGGTTTTGAGCTGATATCATATACAACGCGGTTAATCCCTTTTACTTTATTTATGATTTCGTTCGAAATTTTTGCGAGTACAGGGTAAGGCAGATGACACCAGTCGGCAGTCATTCCATCTACTGATTCTACAGCCCTTAAGCAGATCACGTTTTCGTATGTACGCTCATCACCCATTACCCCAACAGAATGCACCGGAAGGAAAATGGCACCAGCCTGCCACACCTGATCGTATAAACCAGCTTCTTTTAAATTATTGATATATATGGCATCAGCTTCCTGAAGGATATCTACTTTCTCCTGGGTTACATCTCCAAGAATCCTGATGGCTAAACCAGGCCCCGGGAAAGGATGGCGACCAAGGATCACATCTGCGATACCCAGCGTTTTACCTACTCTTCGTACTTCATCTTTAAAAAGTGTGTTTAAAGGCTCAACAACCTTTAATTTCATAAAGTCCGGCAATCCTCCAACGTTATGGTGAGATTTAATGGTAGCGGAAGGGCCTTTTACAGATACAGATTCTATCACATCAGGATAAATGGTACCCTGTGCAAGCCATTTCACATCCTGAACCTCATGTGCGGCATCATCAAAAACTTCAATAAATACCCGGCCTATTGCTTTGCGCTTAAGTTCTGGATCAGTAACACCGGCTAGCTGACTTAAAAAGCGCTCTTTGGCATCAATTCCCGTAATATTTAAGCCCATATGTTTATACTGCTCTAAAACAGCTTCATATTCATCTTTTCTCAGCAAACCATTGTCTACAAAAATGCAGTGCAGGTTTTTGCCAATAGCTTTGTGCAGCAATACTGCTGCAACACTAGAATCTACACCACCAGAAAGACCAAGTACTACTTTATCGTCTCCCAGTTGTTCCTGTAAATTGGCAATGGTAGTCTCTACAAAAAGATCAGCAGTCCAATCCTGCGCACAACCGCAAATGTCTACCAAAAAGTTTTCCAGTAACTGCTTTCCATCCGTACTGTGGGTAACTTCCGGGTGAAACTGGATGGCATACGTAGAGGTACCTTTAACCTGGTAAGCAGCACATTGTACAGTATCGGTACTGGCAATAATTTCAAAGTTATCAGGAATAACCGTGATGGTATCGCCATGAGACATCCATACCTGTGAATCCAGTGCTATTTTACTCAGTAGCTTATTCTCCGTTTGTACATAGTTCAAATTCGCCCTTCCGTATTCACGGATAGTAGAAGCCTGAACTTCCCCGCCCATGTGCTGGGCAATATATTGTGCACCATAACAAACAGCAAGCACAGGGAATTTTTCGTGGTAATTGGAAAGATCAATCTGTGGAGCATCGTCCTGACGTACAGAATAAGGACTACCTGAAAGGATGATACCTTTAACGTCCGGCGTTATTTCAGGAAGGTGATTAAAAGGATGTATTTCGCAATAAACATTCAGCTCGCGTACGCGTCGTGCTATCAATTGTGTGTATTGGGATCCAAAATCGAGAATAATGATTTTTTCTAGCATGGACAAAGTTAATATTTATTCACCTCAACGCCGAATCTTTTTAAGAAATCAACACCTTCATCACTTGGAAGTCCCTTATAAGCAGCATATGAGTCTCTATAGATCACAATTTTGATTCCGGACGACAAGATTAAGCGTGCGCAGGCAATGCAAGGCGATAAGGTAGTATACAAAGTAGCACCTTCAATTCTGGAGCCATTTTTAGTGGCGTACAAAATCGCATTTTCCTCTGCATGCAGGGCAAGAGAACAACTGCCCCTGGAGTCCCTGGTACAGCCTGTATCAGGCCACTCCTCATCACAATTGTGTGTTCCTGCAGGCGGACCATTATATCCAATCGAAATAATGCGGGTATCTTTGGTTAATACGGCCCCAACATGTGCACGCACGCAGTGTGAGCGCGCTGCCAGGTCGGTAGCCAGGTTCATAAAAATGTGGTCGAAGCTTGGTTTTACTGTCATTCGTTTAATAAAAAAGCCACAGAAGTATCCTTCTGTGGCTGCAAAATTACGGTATTATATATTAATGTCCGCCAGCTATCTTGCGGTCAAAACTAATCCCCTGTTTTCTTAAAATACCGCTTACCTTCCAGGCATAGAATGCCAGGTAAGCAAAACACAGTACACCAACAATGTAACTATATTGAATACCTGTGTATTCAGAAACATAGCCCTGAAGCCAGCTGATGATACCTCCACCCATGATCATCATGATTAAAAAGCTACTGCCCTGACTTGTGTTTTTACCCAAACCGCTTACGGCTAAAGTAAAGATACACGGCCATAAAGTACTGCAAAACAAGCCTACACTGGTAATTGCATAAACACTCACCATACCGTGCGTAAACATTCCAATAACCAGTGCGGTAATGCCTACAAAAGAAAAGATCAGTAACATCCTTGCGGGATTACCTTTACTGGCCGTATCAGCAATAATCAATACCAGAATAATTAAGGCATAAATATAAAACGGAGCCAAATCATGATCAGCAATCGCATTCGCACCCAAAAATATCCCAAACGCCAGGTATGGCGCAACCCACCTCAGTATTTTTTGAAGACTAACTTTGTCTGTGAAAGCTTCTACAGCTCCTGTCCAACGACCAATCATCATACTCGCCCAATACAAAGAGATATATGGTGCAATGTCTTTAATGGCAAACCCGAGGTTTTTCTCCATGTAAGCAGGTAAATTACTGGCTGTAGAAACCTCTACCCCTACATAAACAAAAATTGCAATCATCCCCATTACCAATTGAGGATACCTTAACGCGGATCCTTTCAGTGAGGCGTCTTCGGTAACAGCTTCAACCAAAGTAGGTCTGTCTGGAAGTGAAGATAGTTTCAAAAATATGGCAACCAGAATAAAGGCAGCACCCAATATTAAATACGGAATTTTAACACTTTCTATACTGATGTCGCTGGTTGCATTGGCATTTGTACCAAAAATAGCCACGTTTACAATCAGCGGACCAATTGTAGTACCAAAGTTATTGATCCCTCCTGCCATTGTTAACCGTTGAGAACCTGTTTTAATAGGCCCTAACGCAATAGCTAATGGATTGGCAACGGTTTGTTGCAAAGAGAATCCCAAAGCAACAATGAACAACCCCGATAACATTAAAGGAAAGGAACCTAAATTTGCTGCAGGATAGAACAATAACGTACCAACGGCAGAAATCACCAAACCTAAAGCCAAACCGTTCTTATATCCAATTTTATTTACCAAATCCTGCTTCATAACTACAGAAACACCATTATAAATTAATGCACCTACAGTATAAGCAATGTAAAAGGCAAGAGATACCCACTGACTTTGACTTTGAGATAAATTGAATGCCTGCTTAAATACAGGAATCAATACATCGTTACTTGCAGCCACAAAGCCCCAAAAAAAGAATACGGTAACTAAGGGTATAAATTGTGCCCACTTAGTTTGTGATTGTTCTGAACTCATTGGTTATATATAGTTTCGTTAAGTTGGCTAAACTAATAAAAAATTCATCAGTTTGTACAATAATAAAAAAGGTAGTATTAAGGTATAAAATCGCATATTAGCAGATTATTATACGTTAATACATAAATCAGAATAAAAGGATTAGATGTTTGAAGCAGTATTATTAGGGGTAGGTGCAGGGATAATCTCTTCGTTCTTAACGGGTCCCGTATTTTTCTCGATGATTAAGACAAGTATTGAAAAGGGATTCAAAGCCGGATTTTCTTTAGCACTGGGTGTCATCATCAGCGATGTAATTTTAATAGCTATCGTGCTTTTCGGTAGCGAACTTTTTACCTATCAGGCCAGTTTCGACAAATATATTGGCGTAATAGGCGGGCTATTTCTACTTGCTGTAGGAATTTACTATCTTTTTGCAGCCGTAGAAGTCAAATTTGATACCCAGACCCTAAAAAAGGTAAGTAAAAGGGGCTATCTCCTCAAAGGATTTCTGATGTGTATTCTTACACCTTCTACATTGATGTTTTGGGTAATTGTAAGTAGTATCATTTCAGTAAAGTTAAACAACAAGCTCGATGAAAAACTCTTTTGCT
The Pedobacter sp. MC2016-14 DNA segment above includes these coding regions:
- a CDS encoding RsmB/NOP family class I SAM-dependent RNA methyltransferase; this translates as MKVEHQIRAFEQLLAQYDGTMPLHRFLVAYFKKNRQMGSSDRRWASRYVYSFFRLGRSLADLLRRDPVQRLAIADFLCNASPSLVIEQYLPELLEQVSLPVAAKLVLIQDLYPDFKLSEVFAFTNHLSEGITTEAFLNSYFTQPDLFIRVAEKHSHQMLELLQEAQVDAKELGPTTFSLPNGTKLEKILPEQKYYQVQDLSSQKTGALFQPKAYDYWWDCCAASGGKSLLLHQLEPKVQLLVSDLRENSLHNLDERFQVAGLKKYQKKALDLLQNNEQDLHDYEFDGIILDAPCSGSGTWGRTPEMLSQFEVHKIGYFSKLQKSIAANVIKYLKPGKPLIYITCSVFKEENEEVVGYIESLGLKVETMEIIGGYQDKADTMFAARLIKL
- a CDS encoding ABC transporter substrate-binding protein, with protein sequence MISAQNHLQQLSGNRFLILIFIGLCFSACSPKIQPVVKQPSAQTTKVEPPVVKKFTEAEISLLVPFKLNTLHLKTASKGEVDKASMAIDFYQGVKLGIDSAAALGFNFKLNVLDTEDDHTQLADLQNSGKLKHSNLLIGPVFPDGIKYMRTYALAHNLYVVSPLAASQPEEFGNPNLISIVNNVDLHAAKIGNYIASKYLPAGTVVVLINPKKSDDEVLGSPLRDYFKKGKGIKFVFEEYASVFTLETKLQKGKKYVVMLSSADQSFVAATLDKLVKMKQRGFNADLFGHPNWLKQNYNIDKLQALNTIVSSSYRVDYKSPAVIAFVKKYRAQFKFEPDEYSFKGFDIGFYFARQLAKYGPDFQKYLTKSPYKGLHNSFSFVFDEKNGYINTSLQLLNYRNYALIPVL
- the guaA gene encoding glutamine-hydrolyzing GMP synthase — translated: MLEKIIILDFGSQYTQLIARRVRELNVYCEIHPFNHLPEITPDVKGIILSGSPYSVRQDDAPQIDLSNYHEKFPVLAVCYGAQYIAQHMGGEVQASTIREYGRANLNYVQTENKLLSKIALDSQVWMSHGDTITVIPDNFEIIASTDTVQCAAYQVKGTSTYAIQFHPEVTHSTDGKQLLENFLVDICGCAQDWTADLFVETTIANLQEQLGDDKVVLGLSGGVDSSVAAVLLHKAIGKNLHCIFVDNGLLRKDEYEAVLEQYKHMGLNITGIDAKERFLSQLAGVTDPELKRKAIGRVFIEVFDDAAHEVQDVKWLAQGTIYPDVIESVSVKGPSATIKSHHNVGGLPDFMKLKVVEPLNTLFKDEVRRVGKTLGIADVILGRHPFPGPGLAIRILGDVTQEKVDILQEADAIYINNLKEAGLYDQVWQAGAIFLPVHSVGVMGDERTYENVICLRAVESVDGMTADWCHLPYPVLAKISNEIINKVKGINRVVYDISSKPPATIEWE
- a CDS encoding dCMP deaminase family protein; the encoded protein is MTVKPSFDHIFMNLATDLAARSHCVRAHVGAVLTKDTRIISIGYNGPPAGTHNCDEEWPDTGCTRDSRGSCSLALHAEENAILYATKNGSRIEGATLYTTLSPCIACARLILSSGIKIVIYRDSYAAYKGLPSDEGVDFLKRFGVEVNKY
- a CDS encoding MFS transporter gives rise to the protein MSSEQSQTKWAQFIPLVTVFFFWGFVAASNDVLIPVFKQAFNLSQSQSQWVSLAFYIAYTVGALIYNGVSVVMKQDLVNKIGYKNGLALGLVISAVGTLLFYPAANLGSFPLMLSGLFIVALGFSLQQTVANPLAIALGPIKTGSQRLTMAGGINNFGTTIGPLIVNVAIFGTNANATSDISIESVKIPYLILGAAFILVAIFLKLSSLPDRPTLVEAVTEDASLKGSALRYPQLVMGMIAIFVYVGVEVSTASNLPAYMEKNLGFAIKDIAPYISLYWASMMIGRWTGAVEAFTDKVSLQKILRWVAPYLAFGIFLGANAIADHDLAPFYIYALIILVLIIADTASKGNPARMLLIFSFVGITALVIGMFTHGMVSVYAITSVGLFCSTLWPCIFTLAVSGLGKNTSQGSSFLIMMIMGGGIISWLQGYVSEYTGIQYSYIVGVLCFAYLAFYAWKVSGILRKQGISFDRKIAGGH
- a CDS encoding LysE family translocator yields the protein MFEAVLLGVGAGIISSFLTGPVFFSMIKTSIEKGFKAGFSLALGVIISDVILIAIVLFGSELFTYQASFDKYIGVIGGLFLLAVGIYYLFAAVEVKFDTQTLKKVSKRGYLLKGFLMCILTPSTLMFWVIVSSIISVKLNNKLDEKLFCFFIAMSTQLSIDGLKSYYASKLRHKIKEDKVKKLNKIAGVIIIFFAFWMIIKTYLKFYA